From a region of the Eriocheir sinensis breed Jianghai 21 chromosome 25, ASM2467909v1, whole genome shotgun sequence genome:
- the LOC127003617 gene encoding uncharacterized protein LOC127003617 yields MHNDVSAPHVRYTLMVMQWGQLIDHDIIFTPINKGYREQMNQVTAFVDASHTHGSDKCEQRQLRMLTVTLAKMLCDNCDNVESEQRSVFDLPDPFLNPRVSHRDLPGINLELWKERVSCGVGKTNIDIGAAERISPCVMCTCTKEGVVEPVTQEEMHNLPLIHSL; encoded by the exons ATGCACAACGATGTCTCGGCTCCTCATGTTCGCTACACCCTCATGGTCATGCAATGGGGGCAGCTTATCGACCATGACATCATCTTCACGCCCATCaacaaag GTTACCGAGAGCAGATGAACCAGGTCACTGCATTTGTGGATGCCTCACACACCCATGGCTCAGACAAGTGTGAACAGAGACAGCTGAGAATGCTAACG GTCACGCTTGCCAAGATGCTCTGCGATAACTGTGATAATGTGGAGAGTGAGCAGCGGTCCGTCTTTGACCTTCCTGACCCCTTCCT GAACCCTCGTGTGTCCCACCGTGACCTGCCGGGGATCAACCTGGAGCTGTGGAAGGAGCGTGTGTCATGTGGGGTCGGCAAGACTAATATTGACATCGGGGCAGCCGAGCGCATATCACCCTGTGTCATGTGCACCTGTACcaaggaaggg GTGGTGGAGCCAGTGACCCAGGAAGAGATGCACAACCTGCCCCTCATTCACAGCCTGTAG